From Methylobacterium radiodurans, a single genomic window includes:
- a CDS encoding L,D-transpeptidase: MLPTRRSLLLAATLLAPARAHAFFWDTEPEAPKAPQPVHAPRSRDTWYVGTIPDEPFDIPRVDLALVPPEFRRQLVDYDGLERGGTVVIDTHQRFLFLVREDRTAIRYGIGVGRAGFTWSGIAVIKRKAKWPGWRPTAAMLKRRPDIPRYVEPGVNNPLGCRALYLYQGERDTLYRIHGTNEPWTVGGTDSSGCIRLLNEDVLDLYGRVPLGTTVVVKTTQPEILVQSEWDDRPRSDNQVLLFK; the protein is encoded by the coding sequence ATGCTGCCCACACGCCGCTCCCTACTGCTGGCCGCCACCCTCCTGGCGCCCGCCCGCGCCCACGCCTTCTTCTGGGATACCGAGCCCGAAGCGCCGAAGGCCCCGCAGCCCGTCCACGCGCCGCGGAGCCGCGACACCTGGTATGTCGGCACGATCCCGGACGAGCCCTTCGACATCCCGAGGGTCGACCTCGCCCTCGTGCCACCGGAGTTCCGACGGCAGCTTGTGGACTACGACGGACTGGAGCGGGGTGGCACGGTCGTCATCGACACGCACCAGCGTTTCCTCTTCCTCGTCCGCGAGGACCGAACCGCTATCCGCTACGGCATCGGCGTCGGTCGAGCCGGCTTCACCTGGTCAGGCATCGCGGTGATCAAGCGCAAGGCGAAGTGGCCGGGCTGGCGGCCCACCGCGGCCATGCTGAAGCGCCGACCCGACATCCCGCGATACGTCGAGCCGGGGGTGAACAACCCGCTCGGATGCCGCGCCCTCTACCTCTACCAGGGCGAGCGGGACACGCTGTACCGCATCCACGGCACGAACGAACCTTGGACGGTGGGCGGTACGGATTCCTCGGGCTGCATCCGGCTCCTGAACGAGGACGTCCTCGACCTGTACGGCCGTGTCCCGCTCGGCACGACCGTGGTGGTGAAGACCACCCAACCCGAGATCCTGGTGCAGAGCGAGTGGGACGACCGTCCCCGCTCCGACAACCAGGTCCTGCTCTTCAAGTGA